One Desulfallas thermosapovorans DSM 6562 DNA segment encodes these proteins:
- a CDS encoding tyrosine-type recombinase/integrase, giving the protein MDNLGAQLQKIIRGAKQGSNETKYRYIAASERFIRFVAVKFKLKKLQNIQEKHLQAYVEDMRQRGCADKYIKTDIAGIRYLHRQIPQTRYELLDGRVANKKYGLGSTPDGRADRAWTERELTDMKALAMQRNKPNIALALETARATGMRLDEFSSLRRAEVEAALRTGVLHLTNTKGGRPRDIPLSPRTIDAFRAALKLSSRGSYVFTLPGMKVHKFKEAVKSFIWRHRGLLQDPNRNRTAQNVKPGEFAALAVHGLRHTFAREFLIERFKENLEMGLDRARAEKEARKVTSMVMGHNRVSVTLIYAPKGLLDGVEQGNLCGGHCNGHR; this is encoded by the coding sequence GTGGACAACCTGGGAGCTCAATTACAGAAAATAATCAGGGGAGCTAAGCAGGGTAGTAATGAAACTAAATACCGGTATATTGCTGCTTCGGAAAGGTTTATTCGGTTTGTGGCCGTAAAGTTTAAACTAAAGAAATTGCAAAACATCCAGGAGAAACATTTGCAGGCATATGTGGAGGATATGAGGCAACGGGGATGTGCGGATAAATATATAAAAACTGATATAGCCGGTATCCGGTATTTACACCGGCAGATACCTCAGACCAGGTATGAATTGTTGGACGGCAGGGTTGCCAATAAGAAGTACGGGCTGGGCAGCACTCCGGACGGGCGAGCTGATCGGGCTTGGACGGAAAGGGAGTTAACGGATATGAAGGCTTTGGCCATGCAAAGGAATAAGCCTAATATCGCCCTGGCTCTGGAGACGGCCAGGGCCACGGGGATGCGCTTGGATGAGTTCTCTAGCTTGCGCCGGGCGGAGGTTGAGGCTGCGCTAAGGACTGGTGTTTTGCATCTTACTAATACTAAGGGCGGCCGGCCAAGGGATATCCCTCTTTCCCCCAGGACTATAGATGCTTTTAGGGCAGCCCTAAAGCTTAGTAGCCGGGGGAGTTATGTGTTTACGCTGCCTGGTATGAAGGTGCATAAGTTTAAAGAGGCGGTTAAGAGTTTTATTTGGCGGCACCGGGGATTGTTGCAAGATCCTAACCGCAATCGTACTGCACAAAACGTGAAGCCCGGTGAATTTGCTGCCCTGGCTGTCCATGGCCTGCGGCATACTTTTGCCAGGGAGTTCCTTATTGAAAGGTTCAAGGAGAACCTTGAAATGGGCCTTGACAGGGCCAGGGCTGAAAAGGAGGCCCGGAAGGTGACTTCTATGGTGATGGGGCATAACAGGGTTTCGGTTACTTTGATTTACGCGCCGAAGGGGTTGTTGGATGGTGTTGAGCAGGGGAACTTGTGTGGTGGCCACTGCAATGGCCACCGTTGA
- a CDS encoding helix-turn-helix domain-containing protein has protein sequence MQFYTVQQVAKILHVKKDYVYELIHQGKLQAIRMSERRIRISHESLNEFTQNHKVKKFN, from the coding sequence GTGCAATTTTATACTGTACAACAAGTGGCCAAAATTTTACATGTTAAAAAAGATTATGTTTATGAGTTAATACATCAAGGAAAATTACAAGCGATAAGAATGTCAGAACGCCGAATTCGCATTTCTCATGAGAGTCTAAATGAGTTTACGCAAAATCATAAAGTCAAGAAGTTTAATTAA
- a CDS encoding winged helix-turn-helix domain-containing protein: MPSQKIAQNANKKGKTRKKGEAIKKLAEFIIGDPGISVSQLAGKIGVTASNIRTALKKLKEKPNEYAALLGIDGNSMAEAFAVRDDIIKAQKRSRKNKIKRHRPPKERKSARKLIWRGKANWPASITATKKSLTTSELIKACAQHYTFCPDSRKYEGDHDVLNSGCPGLPKTITLKQTQNVL, from the coding sequence ATGCCCAGCCAAAAAATTGCACAAAACGCAAATAAAAAAGGAAAAACAAGGAAAAAGGGGGAAGCTATCAAAAAGCTAGCGGAATTCATCATTGGTGATCCTGGCATTTCGGTTAGTCAATTGGCTGGAAAAATTGGCGTAACGGCAAGTAACATAAGGACTGCACTAAAAAAACTAAAAGAAAAACCAAATGAATATGCCGCCCTTTTGGGGATAGATGGTAATTCTATGGCTGAAGCGTTTGCAGTGAGAGATGATATTATAAAAGCTCAAAAACGTTCGAGAAAAAATAAGATAAAACGGCACCGCCCTCCTAAAGAAAGAAAATCTGCTCGCAAGTTGATCTGGCGTGGAAAAGCAAACTGGCCAGCCTCAATAACAGCAACAAAAAAGAGCCTAACAACCAGCGAGCTAATAAAAGCGTGTGCTCAGCATTATACATTTTGCCCGGATAGCCGAAAATACGAGGGTGATCACGATGTCCTAAATAGCGGGTGCCCGGGACTGCCAAAAACAATTACCTTAAAGCAAACCCAAAACGTGCTATAA
- a CDS encoding Rpn family recombination-promoting nuclease/putative transposase: MPVAEYDLIIKALADRYMSHIAALVRGVEVQAEHIEPADKETVAVKRTSDVLVKINEDGYEYIMLVEFQVRPDRKMAQRLLEYTAMHHRRYEKPVYPVVINLTGRGQQDSQYTFDCVDITVVNFNYRQINLQDMPGRDFLYRGPVGILPLVPLMRLDDPPEQVLEKCAARLESEVTTQVEKETLYVALAAMSSLKFSKELILEVLEVIKLENLPLFDGIREEWKSRGKIIGRVDSIMDALEENTGNRPVELAERLSVIEEDYLLKDLLRTAIKATTLEQFVKKLNEIEQSIKKQ; this comes from the coding sequence ATGCCCGTGGCTGAGTATGACCTTATTATCAAGGCCCTGGCAGACCGGTATATGAGCCATATAGCCGCCCTGGTGCGCGGGGTGGAAGTACAAGCCGAGCATATTGAGCCTGCCGATAAAGAAACTGTGGCTGTGAAACGTACTTCAGATGTGCTGGTTAAAATAAACGAGGATGGTTACGAATACATAATGCTGGTGGAGTTTCAGGTTAGACCGGATCGGAAAATGGCCCAACGCCTGCTGGAGTACACGGCCATGCATCACCGGCGTTACGAAAAGCCGGTGTACCCCGTTGTAATAAACTTGACCGGCAGAGGCCAGCAAGATAGCCAGTACACATTTGATTGTGTGGACATAACGGTGGTGAATTTTAACTACCGCCAGATAAATCTCCAGGATATGCCCGGACGTGATTTTCTTTATCGGGGGCCAGTGGGCATTTTGCCGCTGGTGCCCCTCATGCGGCTGGATGACCCGCCTGAACAGGTTTTAGAGAAATGTGCAGCGCGTTTGGAAAGTGAAGTTACAACGCAAGTTGAGAAAGAAACCCTTTACGTGGCACTTGCCGCTATGTCATCTTTAAAGTTTTCAAAGGAATTAATTCTAGAGGTGCTGGAGGTGATTAAGTTGGAAAACCTTCCGCTGTTTGATGGTATACGTGAGGAATGGAAATCGAGAGGTAAGATAATTGGCCGAGTGGATTCTATAATGGATGCACTGGAAGAAAACACCGGTAACAGACCTGTGGAACTGGCTGAAAGGTTAAGCGTAATTGAGGAAGACTACTTGCTTAAAGATTTGTTACGGACTGCAATTAAGGCAACAACACTGGAACAATTCGTGAAAAAGTTGAATGAAATTGAGCAAAGCATAAAAAAACAATAA
- a CDS encoding helix-turn-helix domain-containing protein, with amino-acid sequence MMEMYTVAEVSKKLRVRKSFVYELIYTRRLKALKLSERRIRIPSTALDEFIEKFSEEDEEEKGNYKAAGK; translated from the coding sequence ATGATGGAAATGTACACGGTTGCCGAAGTCTCGAAAAAGTTGAGGGTGCGAAAGTCCTTTGTCTATGAACTCATCTACACAAGGCGGCTGAAGGCTCTGAAACTATCGGAACGTCGTATCCGCATACCTTCGACTGCACTGGACGAGTTTATTGAAAAATTTTCTGAAGAAGATGAAGAAGAAAAAGGAAATTACAAAGCGGCGGGGAAGTAA
- a CDS encoding tyrosine-type recombinase/integrase, translating to MAQVKRRGVNKYQISVYLGRDENGKRIFHYETFHGTKTQAQYRAAELEVEMKRRTGPRNAAMMVDEYLHFWLKRIQNSVDEGTYRTYTFHVKRLNPLVKNLPMYGVTALDLQDRLSGLSGLKPKTVKGIYGTLKTAMRQAVAWGILSIDPTVGLRAPRVPKAEKRVLEARELATLLEAAKNYKHHVIIRIIAITGMRLGEALALKWKDVDFGSGTVVVQRAVNTHKRELKPEPKTQSSRRTIPLDEETLMFLKDLKNQLQERVGSKKIREVLVFYADHDINIPVRDNTVRRTLRRVLKSAGLPNITLHDLRHTAGSLLVAAGYPLPLVSSFLGHSSPATTTAVYSHAIGRGINVTDALHGCQADCRADN from the coding sequence ATGGCACAGGTAAAAAGGCGCGGAGTGAACAAGTATCAGATTTCAGTATACCTAGGGCGTGATGAAAATGGCAAACGCATATTCCACTATGAAACTTTCCACGGCACCAAAACTCAGGCCCAGTACCGGGCGGCTGAACTCGAGGTTGAGATGAAACGTCGTACAGGACCCAGGAACGCAGCTATGATGGTGGATGAATACCTCCATTTCTGGCTAAAACGAATTCAAAATTCTGTTGATGAAGGGACCTACAGGACATATACATTCCACGTTAAGAGATTGAATCCTCTGGTGAAAAATCTGCCTATGTACGGGGTGACGGCTTTAGATCTTCAAGACAGGCTTTCGGGCTTATCCGGGCTGAAACCCAAAACTGTAAAAGGCATCTACGGCACCCTTAAGACCGCTATGAGGCAAGCTGTTGCGTGGGGTATTCTTTCGATTGACCCCACAGTAGGGTTGAGGGCTCCAAGGGTGCCAAAAGCTGAAAAAAGAGTTCTGGAGGCCCGCGAGTTAGCAACACTACTTGAAGCTGCTAAGAATTATAAGCATCATGTCATAATTAGGATTATAGCAATTACCGGTATGCGCCTGGGTGAAGCGTTGGCCCTTAAATGGAAAGACGTAGACTTTGGGTCTGGAACAGTTGTTGTGCAGCGGGCAGTGAACACGCATAAACGTGAGCTAAAGCCGGAACCCAAGACCCAGAGCAGTCGCCGGACAATACCGCTGGACGAAGAAACACTCATGTTTTTAAAGGATCTAAAAAATCAGCTACAAGAAAGGGTTGGTTCGAAGAAAATACGTGAAGTGCTTGTTTTTTATGCTGATCACGACATAAATATTCCGGTTAGAGACAATACCGTGCGAAGAACGCTTAGAAGGGTGCTAAAATCGGCGGGGTTGCCAAATATAACTTTACATGATCTAAGGCATACGGCGGGAAGCCTCTTGGTGGCAGCTGGGTACCCATTGCCGTTGGTTTCAAGTTTTCTTGGCCACAGTAGCCCCGCCACGACCACGGCAGTATATTCACATGCCATAGGCCGCGGCATTAATGTAACTGATGCGTTGCATGGTTGTCAGGCAGATTGTCGGGCAGATAACTAA
- a CDS encoding tyrosine-type recombinase/integrase — protein sequence MAGHLKPDGKGKWKIIIEAGRDPATGNRKRIVRRYKGRKAEAEEYMARLIADFSRGNYVELNRTTLGDWLKTWLQEYKKQRLRPTTYENYNTMIDHHIIPNIGKMTLQELKTDHLQKLYNKKTAEGKSPATVHRIHQVIHGALEQAVKNQLVIRNVSKSAVLPSIKKPETRALTLNEQNAFIAALKGDRLSAAFIVLLGTGLRRGELLGLCWKDVDIDGGILKVREGVTYTKESGLTRQAPKTESGYRIIPLSGAVIAALKEHRKNMLSEGNHCPEMPVFCTKKGTQILPRNFNRKFNILCKKAGIDGVSPHSLRHTFATRLLEEGESLKVVQELLGHARLAITADIYSHVSTELKRSAISKLDKLFTPGN from the coding sequence ATGGCTGGCCATTTAAAGCCTGACGGCAAAGGCAAATGGAAAATAATCATTGAGGCAGGGAGAGACCCGGCCACCGGTAACCGGAAAAGGATAGTCCGGCGGTACAAAGGACGGAAAGCAGAAGCAGAAGAATACATGGCGAGGTTAATAGCCGATTTCAGCCGGGGTAATTACGTTGAGTTAAACCGCACCACACTCGGCGATTGGCTTAAAACGTGGTTACAAGAATATAAAAAACAGCGGCTACGGCCGACAACATATGAAAACTACAACACCATGATAGACCACCATATTATACCCAATATTGGCAAGATGACGCTTCAGGAATTAAAAACTGACCACCTGCAGAAGCTCTACAATAAAAAAACAGCCGAGGGAAAATCCCCGGCCACGGTCCATAGAATCCACCAGGTTATTCACGGTGCCCTTGAACAGGCCGTAAAAAACCAACTTGTTATAAGAAATGTTAGCAAATCAGCAGTGCTCCCGTCAATAAAGAAACCAGAAACCAGAGCCTTGACCTTGAATGAGCAAAACGCATTTATAGCTGCTCTAAAAGGTGATCGGCTCAGCGCAGCTTTTATTGTACTTCTCGGCACCGGGTTAAGGCGCGGAGAATTGCTTGGGTTGTGCTGGAAAGATGTTGATATTGATGGAGGCATCCTTAAGGTAAGAGAAGGAGTTACCTATACAAAAGAATCAGGCTTAACACGCCAAGCGCCAAAGACAGAAAGCGGTTACCGAATAATACCGCTTTCTGGTGCCGTAATTGCTGCCCTAAAGGAACACCGGAAAAATATGCTTAGTGAAGGTAACCACTGCCCGGAAATGCCGGTATTCTGCACCAAAAAAGGCACACAAATACTACCCCGCAACTTTAACCGCAAGTTTAATATTTTGTGCAAAAAGGCCGGCATTGATGGTGTTAGCCCGCATTCCCTCCGCCATACATTCGCTACCAGGCTTTTGGAAGAAGGGGAAAGCCTTAAAGTAGTGCAAGAGCTCCTTGGACATGCCCGCCTGGCAATTACAGCGGATATTTATAGCCACGTTTCAACAGAGTTAAAAAGGAGTGCCATTTCCAAACTGGATAAATTATTTACCCCGGGAAATTAA
- a CDS encoding DUF6431 domain-containing protein has protein sequence MGKNFPFPVPGSCLNPECLIKVPPQKHGFYKRNAIDANFSGRILIRRYYCKYCGKTISYLPSFCLPYFQYTIETILMALCYILDSNHSLRACLKLLKNLGWSLAHLQFYVKRFLNNQNRIKVGLRQLIPGIILPPDEQDKRKGAQKVLRIVITGFPQIQTFQARFHKQCRYSFMAP, from the coding sequence ATGGGGAAAAACTTTCCCTTCCCTGTACCTGGTTCCTGTCTCAACCCGGAATGCCTTATTAAAGTACCACCACAAAAACATGGTTTTTACAAACGCAATGCCATAGACGCTAATTTTAGCGGTCGAATTTTGATCCGCCGGTATTACTGCAAATACTGCGGCAAGACCATTTCCTACCTGCCTTCCTTTTGTCTGCCATATTTTCAATACACCATTGAGACAATCCTTATGGCTTTGTGCTATATATTAGACTCCAATCACTCTCTCCGAGCCTGTTTAAAGCTTTTAAAGAACCTGGGATGGTCTTTGGCCCACCTGCAATTCTATGTGAAACGGTTTTTAAACAACCAAAACCGCATTAAAGTAGGCCTGCGCCAACTTATCCCCGGTATTATCCTGCCGCCGGACGAACAGGACAAAAGAAAAGGAGCCCAAAAAGTACTGCGCATTGTAATAACCGGATTTCCCCAAATCCAAACCTTTCAGGCAAGGTTTCATAAACAATGCAGATACTCTTTCATGGCTCCTTAG
- a CDS encoding helix-turn-helix domain-containing protein: MRETAGMSKGKLALEAGVSAAYIGQLESKNKQPTVDTLSRICQALGITLSEFFASDHPPELPPEVRRVCEKVQKLPPDKLRILNDVLDTWVKSE, from the coding sequence TTGCGTGAAACCGCTGGTATGAGCAAAGGCAAATTAGCTTTGGAAGCTGGCGTTTCCGCAGCATACATTGGGCAATTAGAATCAAAGAACAAGCAACCTACCGTAGATACTCTTTCCCGCATTTGTCAGGCCCTTGGCATCACCCTCTCCGAGTTCTTTGCCTCCGACCACCCCCCGGAGTTACCCCCAGAGGTCCGCCGGGTGTGTGAAAAGGTGCAAAAACTACCGCCGGACAAACTAAGAATACTGAATGATGTACTCGATACATGGGTAAAATCTGAATAA
- a CDS encoding helix-turn-helix domain-containing protein, with product MQLDFGLRLSRYREAKKMTCAQLAESAGLSVTFIKTLEEGKKSPTLRTMEKLAAALGVKVTDLLDEQAREVS from the coding sequence TTGCAACTAGATTTCGGACTTAGACTTAGTAGATATCGTGAAGCAAAAAAGATGACATGTGCTCAGCTTGCCGAAAGTGCCGGGCTTTCAGTTACGTTCATCAAAACGCTTGAAGAAGGAAAGAAAAGTCCTACACTTCGGACAATGGAAAAACTCGCCGCTGCCCTGGGCGTTAAGGTAACCGATTTGCTCGATGAGCAAGCCAGAGAGGTGAGCTGA
- a CDS encoding metallophosphoesterase family protein yields MKVAHVGDIHWGLNYPGPAPDSRFKDITAAMDWVADRIIEEGCKLVLVAGDLYKDARVFLERASTEIAAAYNWLYKLGSAGIETVVISGTPSHDPVAAYELSGVRSC; encoded by the coding sequence ATGAAAGTAGCTCACGTAGGGGATATCCACTGGGGCCTGAATTATCCAGGCCCCGCACCGGATTCCCGGTTTAAGGATATAACTGCGGCCATGGATTGGGTGGCGGATCGGATTATTGAAGAGGGCTGCAAGTTGGTACTTGTGGCCGGTGACCTGTATAAAGACGCCCGGGTGTTTTTGGAGCGGGCCAGTACCGAGATTGCCGCTGCTTATAACTGGCTCTATAAACTCGGCAGTGCAGGTATCGAAACAGTTGTTATATCCGGCACCCCTAGCCATGACCCGGTTGCCGCCTATGAATTGTCAGGAGTTCGTAGTTGCTAA
- a CDS encoding GNAT family N-acetyltransferase, with protein sequence MNIRLATENDLPAIVDIYNSTVSSRMITADTTPVTVESRLTWFREHNPNNRPIWVVEDGGNTLGWLSFSSFYNRPAYNSTSEISIYIAEQHRGKGLGKKLLSKAIQESPRLGITTILGFIFSHNEPSLQLFLKFNFEQWGYLPRVAIFDGIERDLVILGLRVG encoded by the coding sequence TTGAATATAAGACTAGCTACTGAAAACGATCTACCAGCTATAGTAGATATTTACAACTCAACTGTTTCTTCTAGGATGATTACAGCTGACACTACCCCAGTAACAGTTGAAAGTAGATTAACTTGGTTTCGTGAACATAACCCCAATAATCGTCCTATCTGGGTTGTAGAGGACGGGGGTAATACCTTGGGTTGGTTAAGTTTCTCTTCTTTTTATAACAGGCCAGCCTATAATTCCACTTCTGAAATTAGTATTTATATTGCTGAACAGCATAGAGGAAAGGGTTTAGGTAAGAAATTACTGTCCAAGGCAATTCAAGAATCTCCAAGATTAGGAATTACTACAATTCTTGGATTTATATTTAGTCACAACGAACCAAGTTTACAGTTATTTTTGAAATTTAATTTTGAACAATGGGGTTATTTGCCCAGAGTAGCCATTTTCGACGGTATAGAAAGGGATTTAGTTATCCTTGGACTTCGAGTTGGATAA
- a CDS encoding YqhR family membrane protein, with the protein MVIIKDVITRGFIAGLTGGILMNIISYISYYLGIANLRFLDWPSIIITGHSPVNTLSLLFFLAVQLIFVGFLGSVFALLISKLVTSTNYIFKGILFGIISWFTIYGLTYIADVPKLTPLTIGTAITDFTGAVVYGVTMAEILNRLDMRTRLS; encoded by the coding sequence TTGGTTATTATTAAAGATGTCATCACCAGAGGCTTTATTGCCGGTTTAACCGGCGGCATATTAATGAACATAATAAGCTACATTTCTTATTACCTCGGTATAGCCAATTTACGGTTTTTGGATTGGCCCAGCATAATTATTACAGGCCACAGTCCTGTTAATACTTTATCATTATTGTTTTTTCTCGCGGTCCAGTTAATATTTGTAGGTTTCCTGGGATCGGTTTTTGCTTTACTAATTTCCAAGCTGGTGACAAGTACAAATTATATTTTTAAGGGAATCCTTTTCGGCATTATATCCTGGTTTACCATATACGGGTTAACGTATATTGCAGATGTGCCCAAGCTTACACCGCTTACCATAGGTACGGCAATAACAGACTTTACAGGTGCTGTTGTTTATGGAGTTACAATGGCTGAAATATTGAACCGGCTGGACATGAGAACACGGTTATCTTGA
- a CDS encoding LysR substrate-binding domain-containing protein, with product MSQNIHALEDYYGAKLFERSSKRVELTQAGATLYGYATEILELHKVAERAVSDLVELVTGNLTIGASFTVGEYVLPRLLAAFTQRYPEVKFSVMIGNTEMVHEHARDTSIDIGLVEGLVEDSQLKVTKFLDDELILFVSKNHPLAETTSISPEEIALKLKSVPFIFREEGSGTRLAVEKALQKLDFKPEHIITLGSTQAIKEAVEANLGVSMLSKWTLRKELKLGSIKPIRCCNPITRGFYLLQHKEKFQSRATAEFVKLVLQNDLTAILTKF from the coding sequence ATTAGTCAAAATATACATGCCCTTGAGGATTACTATGGAGCCAAATTGTTTGAGCGCTCCAGTAAGAGAGTGGAGTTAACCCAGGCGGGAGCCACTCTGTACGGCTATGCAACTGAAATTTTGGAACTGCATAAAGTGGCCGAGCGGGCTGTATCCGATTTGGTGGAGTTGGTGACCGGGAATCTGACCATCGGGGCTAGTTTCACGGTGGGAGAGTATGTATTGCCGCGTTTGCTGGCGGCGTTTACCCAAAGGTATCCCGAAGTTAAATTTTCTGTAATGATAGGCAATACTGAAATGGTACATGAACATGCCCGGGATACCAGTATTGATATTGGGCTAGTGGAAGGTTTAGTGGAGGACTCGCAGTTAAAGGTTACTAAATTTTTGGATGACGAGCTGATTTTGTTTGTATCCAAAAACCACCCGCTGGCTGAAACTACTTCCATCAGCCCCGAGGAAATCGCTCTGAAATTGAAAAGCGTGCCTTTTATATTCAGGGAAGAAGGTTCCGGTACCCGGCTGGCGGTGGAAAAAGCATTACAAAAACTTGACTTTAAACCGGAACACATCATCACCCTGGGTAGTACCCAAGCCATCAAAGAGGCGGTGGAGGCGAACCTTGGTGTTTCCATGCTATCTAAATGGACACTGCGCAAGGAATTAAAACTGGGCTCGATAAAACCCATCAGGTGTTGCAACCCCATCACCCGCGGCTTTTATTTGCTGCAGCACAAGGAAAAATTCCAGTCCCGGGCGACCGCCGAGTTTGTAAAACTTGTGTTGCAAAATGACCTTACCGCAATCCTAACCAAGTTTTAA